From Terriglobia bacterium, one genomic window encodes:
- a CDS encoding ATP-dependent DNA ligase (catalyzes the ATP-dependent formation of a phosphodiester at the site of a single strand break in duplex DNA), translating into MKRFAGLIEALTRTESTRERTRKLADHLSSVPPEDAAWTLSLLLGRRPRRLVTIRTLCDWALHHAAIARWLFEESYDVVGDLAETAALVVYRPQDANPRTSLPLCRWMEDRLSPLQGLDVESQRRKICLWWSELDLGELYLLNKLLTGTLHAPIRPTDVFRSVSQISGLPLTTISLRLEGNWRPSADFFAWLTALGNEEEEGAHPFPFHEASPLDQPLESLGHCEDWLVEWAYPGIRAQLIRRGSSVFLWSEDSDRMMPSFPEICRAALLLLSGTVLEGRIVSFRDSMPLPATSLESRLNPARSAKKSPGKSLVAFMPYDLLEVNGKDVRHLPLRERREKISRLLRHPPPFFITPAVLEPGNWSELREVFKTFPHGNLGFLMLRRVSSGYAGSPSKDWLEWRASPMIIKAVLIYVKADPRERLARPSEYILALRKDKALVPIARIAATDSLEDATALNQWVFQHTTQRFGLTYAVEPSLVLEISFEGITPSRRHKSGFSLCSPRITRWLKGIPAQEADTLECVARMADFPREDSTSIRNIPSLSNLFDE; encoded by the coding sequence ATGAAACGGTTTGCCGGATTAATTGAAGCGTTAACTCGAACAGAGTCGACCCGTGAGCGGACCCGGAAACTCGCCGATCACTTGTCATCGGTTCCTCCAGAAGATGCCGCCTGGACGCTCTCCCTTCTGCTGGGTCGACGACCCAGACGACTTGTGACGATCAGGACACTCTGCGATTGGGCCCTCCATCATGCCGCAATTGCGCGATGGCTGTTTGAGGAATCTTATGACGTAGTCGGTGACCTCGCGGAGACCGCGGCGCTCGTCGTCTATCGGCCGCAAGACGCCAATCCACGCACGAGTCTTCCGCTCTGCCGCTGGATGGAGGACCGTCTTTCGCCCTTGCAAGGCCTCGATGTGGAGTCTCAGCGCCGAAAGATATGCCTGTGGTGGAGCGAATTGGATCTGGGAGAACTGTACCTGCTGAATAAATTATTAACAGGTACTCTTCATGCTCCGATCCGTCCGACGGATGTTTTTCGGTCGGTTTCCCAAATATCCGGATTACCGCTCACAACGATTTCGCTTCGTCTCGAAGGCAACTGGCGACCCTCCGCGGATTTTTTCGCGTGGCTGACCGCACTAGGAAATGAAGAGGAAGAGGGAGCGCATCCATTTCCTTTCCATGAGGCATCTCCCCTTGATCAGCCCTTAGAATCTCTGGGACATTGTGAAGATTGGCTGGTCGAATGGGCATACCCGGGAATCCGGGCGCAGTTAATCCGGCGAGGCAGTTCGGTTTTCCTCTGGTCCGAGGACAGCGACCGAATGATGCCGTCTTTTCCGGAAATATGCCGGGCGGCCCTGCTGCTTCTCAGTGGGACAGTTCTCGAGGGCAGAATCGTCTCGTTTCGAGACTCGATGCCCCTTCCCGCAACATCGCTTGAAAGCAGGCTCAATCCGGCGCGCTCTGCAAAAAAATCCCCCGGCAAGTCTCTGGTGGCATTTATGCCCTACGATCTGCTCGAGGTAAACGGCAAGGATGTGCGGCATTTGCCCCTTCGCGAACGGCGAGAAAAGATCTCGCGCCTCTTGCGGCATCCGCCACCGTTCTTCATAACCCCGGCTGTGCTCGAGCCGGGGAACTGGTCGGAATTACGGGAGGTATTCAAGACCTTTCCCCATGGAAACCTCGGGTTCTTAATGCTGCGCCGCGTTTCTTCAGGATATGCGGGGAGCCCAAGCAAGGATTGGCTGGAATGGCGCGCCAGTCCCATGATCATCAAGGCAGTTCTCATCTATGTGAAGGCAGACCCGCGAGAGCGGCTGGCCCGCCCCTCTGAATATATACTGGCACTCAGGAAGGATAAGGCCCTTGTTCCTATCGCAAGGATTGCTGCAACAGACTCCCTCGAAGACGCCACTGCCCTTAACCAGTGGGTTTTTCAACACACAACTCAACGCTTTGGTTTAACTTATGCCGTTGAGCCTAGTTTAGTACTTGAAATTAGCTTTGAGGGAATAACACCTTCCAGGAGACACAAATCAGGTTTCTCTCTCTGTTCCCCTCGCATCACTCGCTGGCTTAAAGGTATCCCCGCACAAGAGGCAGACACTCTCGAATGCGTTGCCCGGATGGCAGATTTTCCTCGTGAGGATTCCACATCCATACGGAATATCCCTTCCCTATCTAATCTGTTCGACGAATAG
- a CDS encoding efflux RND transporter periplasmic adaptor subunit, with translation MAKKKSRKVIIVVISVLAVAGLAVVAYSAKSHGKSAIDPSRLAAVERGDLARSVVATGRIEPISKVEIKSKANGIIKELKVDVGDLVTEGQVLAELDKDNLEAQLRQARAALLSSEANLKAAVAQLEKNKIEAEGPDVPFARRNKERAERLNKDGLITQQALDDARSALEMAVNRQNAANSQLSISQARIAQAKADVAQAQANVDRAQEELSYSTIRSPIRGMVLSRDVEVGSPVSSILNMGAQATLVMVLGDISQVFVRGKVDEADIGMVRLNQPARIKVETFKDKQFEGRVTRISPLGVEKDNVISFEVRVSINNPGGQLRANMTANAEIVLEEHKGTLIVPESAIIYDAEHRAWVEVASTVARTGRERKPIKVGVSNGTKTEVLEGVGLGEKVVLQ, from the coding sequence ATGGCAAAGAAGAAATCGAGAAAAGTCATCATCGTGGTCATTTCAGTCTTGGCGGTTGCTGGACTGGCGGTCGTTGCCTACTCTGCAAAATCGCATGGGAAGTCTGCCATCGACCCTTCGCGTCTGGCCGCGGTGGAACGAGGCGACCTGGCGCGATCGGTGGTCGCCACAGGCCGAATTGAGCCGATCTCCAAAGTGGAAATCAAATCCAAGGCCAACGGAATTATCAAGGAACTTAAGGTCGATGTCGGTGATCTGGTCACCGAAGGACAGGTCCTGGCTGAGCTCGACAAAGATAATCTGGAAGCACAACTGCGGCAGGCACGCGCCGCTCTGTTGAGTTCCGAGGCCAACCTGAAGGCCGCAGTCGCACAACTTGAAAAAAACAAGATCGAAGCGGAAGGCCCGGATGTGCCTTTTGCCCGCCGGAACAAGGAGCGAGCCGAAAGACTGAATAAAGACGGGCTGATTACTCAGCAGGCGCTCGACGACGCGAGGAGTGCGCTCGAAATGGCGGTCAACCGTCAAAATGCCGCCAACTCCCAACTGAGCATCAGCCAAGCCCGCATCGCGCAAGCAAAAGCCGACGTCGCCCAGGCACAAGCCAATGTCGATCGCGCCCAGGAAGAATTGAGCTACTCCACCATCCGTTCTCCCATCCGGGGGATGGTCCTTTCACGCGATGTCGAGGTGGGCAGCCCGGTCTCTTCCATTCTGAACATGGGCGCTCAAGCGACCCTGGTTATGGTGTTGGGAGACATCAGCCAGGTGTTCGTCCGCGGGAAGGTTGACGAAGCCGATATCGGAATGGTGCGGCTGAATCAACCCGCGCGCATCAAGGTGGAGACCTTCAAGGATAAGCAATTTGAAGGTCGAGTGACGCGAATCTCTCCGCTCGGGGTCGAAAAAGACAATGTCATCAGCTTTGAAGTCCGGGTGTCCATCAATAACCCGGGAGGGCAGTTGCGCGCCAATATGACCGCCAACGCGGAGATTGTCCTGGAAGAGCACAAGGGAACTCTGATCGTCCCTGAGAGTGCCATCATTTACGATGCCGAGCATAGAGCCTGGGTTGAAGTCGCATCGACTGTTGCCCGCACCGGCCGTGAACGCAAGCCAATCAAGGTTGGGGTCAGCAATGGCACAAAGACTGAAGTCTTGGAGGGGGTAGGACTGGGAGAGAAAGTAGTCCTGCAGTGA
- a CDS encoding ABC transporter permease, which yields MRELFTQIWFNLAAHKLRSFLTMFGILWGVISLVILSAVSEGFQRGNQKVLLELGKNIAIVFSGRTSMQAGGARAGHLVRLEIADVYAIKQHSKMLQDISPELMRGGIKVKSAFNASSVGMSGVWPVYQPIRTIEVERGRLLNERDSEEARRVVILGYEVSKQLYADRDPVGSEVTLNGVPYTVVGKIRKKSQESNYMGPDNNRIFVPYEAMRRDFPLSGPLDTADTINIIITTPHEEVTNELVRILETEGKIDFERGGPFENEIRTILAPRHYFDPRDIEALPIWNTALETALFSKIVTGMREFFSAVSIITLILGGIGVMNIMLISVKERTREIGIRKSIGATARNIQWQFFSEGLVLTLVSGAVGLIGAFVLSSLVNMLPMPDRFVGMVITWKTAIFSTASLAVIGVAASTYPARRAAELPPIEALRYEM from the coding sequence ATGCGCGAATTATTCACTCAAATCTGGTTCAACCTGGCCGCACACAAGCTGCGCAGCTTTCTTACCATGTTCGGCATCCTGTGGGGCGTGATTTCGCTCGTCATCCTGTCGGCCGTCAGTGAAGGGTTTCAGCGCGGCAACCAGAAGGTTTTGCTGGAGCTGGGAAAGAACATTGCGATCGTTTTCAGCGGCCGGACCAGCATGCAGGCGGGCGGGGCGCGTGCCGGCCACCTGGTGCGACTCGAAATCGCGGACGTCTACGCTATCAAACAGCATTCAAAAATGTTGCAGGACATCTCCCCCGAGCTGATGCGCGGTGGGATCAAGGTGAAAAGCGCGTTCAATGCGAGTTCGGTCGGGATGAGTGGCGTGTGGCCAGTCTACCAGCCGATTCGCACCATCGAAGTGGAGCGCGGGCGCCTCCTTAACGAAAGGGACAGTGAGGAGGCACGTCGCGTGGTCATCCTGGGCTATGAAGTCAGCAAGCAGCTGTATGCAGACCGTGATCCAGTAGGCAGCGAGGTCACGCTGAATGGGGTCCCCTACACGGTGGTGGGAAAGATCCGCAAGAAGTCACAGGAGTCGAATTACATGGGCCCGGACAACAACCGGATCTTTGTTCCGTATGAAGCCATGCGAAGAGATTTTCCTCTTTCGGGCCCATTGGATACAGCCGACACCATCAACATCATTATCACCACTCCCCATGAGGAGGTGACCAACGAGTTGGTGCGGATTCTGGAAACCGAAGGGAAGATTGATTTCGAGCGGGGGGGTCCTTTTGAAAATGAGATTCGGACCATCCTCGCCCCTCGGCATTACTTCGATCCACGAGATATTGAAGCGCTCCCAATCTGGAATACCGCCCTTGAAACGGCCCTTTTCAGCAAGATTGTCACAGGAATGCGGGAGTTCTTCTCGGCGGTAAGCATCATTACCTTGATTCTGGGTGGCATCGGAGTCATGAACATCATGCTCATCTCGGTGAAGGAGCGAACCCGGGAAATCGGAATACGGAAGTCAATCGGCGCGACCGCTCGAAACATCCAATGGCAGTTCTTCAGCGAGGGGCTGGTTTTGACGCTCGTCAGCGGCGCGGTCGGCCTGATAGGTGCGTTTGTTCTTTCGAGTCTGGTGAACATGCTTCCCATGCCAGATCGCTTTGTCGGGATGGTCATCACCTGGAAGACCGCCATTTTCTCGACGGCTTCCCTGGCCGTCATCGGGGTGGCCGCTTCGACTTATCCGGCGCGCCGAGCCGCCGAACTTCCGCCCATCGAGGCCTTGCGCTACGAGATGTGA